The following DNA comes from Streptomyces sp. Ag109_O5-10.
GCGTACTCGATCGCGAGGGACTTGGTCGCGGACTGCAGGCCGCCCTTGGTCAGCGAGGCCAGGACGGAGGGGACCCGGGCGTCCGCGCTGTCGACGAGGCTGGTGGTGACGCTGACGACGTGCCCACCGCCCTGCGCGAGCAGGTGCGGGACCGCCTGCTGGGTGAGGTGGAAGAAGCCGGCGACGTTGATGCCGGTCACGGCCGCGTAGTCGGCGGCGGTGTACTCGGTGAAGGGCTTCGCGACGAAGATGCCGGCGTTGTTGACCACGGTGTCGATCCGGCCGAACCGCTCGACCGCGGCGGCCACGACCCGCTCGGCGGTCGCCGGGTCCGCGATGTCCCCCTGGACGGTCAGGACGCCGGCGTCGTCGGCGGGGGCGATCGTGCGGGAGGTGGCGACGACCGCGAAGCCGAGCTTGCGGTAGCCCTCGACGAGGGCGGCGCCGATGCCCTGCGAGGCACCGGTGACGATCGCGACCTTCTGCTGCTGGGTGCTCATGCTGACCTTCTCAGTAGTGGCTGACCGGCCGCTAGCCGACCGGTCGACTATTTGACCGTAGGCCGGGTCCGCCGGGCGCGCCAGGATCGGTTTCCTCCCGTCTGGGAGGCGTGGCCTCCCAGCGCGGCTCAGCCGCGAAGAGCGTGGGGGTCGTCCGCGGGCAACCAGGCGTCGGGGGCGTGGATCCCGAGGTCGCCGACGCCGTCGCACAGGGCGTCGACGACGGCCAGGACGCCGGCCCGGTCCTCGCTCGCGCGCCAGACCAGGGACCAGGTCCAGTACACCTTCGGGGTGACGATCTCGCGGCGGACCAGGTCGGGCGGGAGCGGAGCGGTCTGGCCCTTCGGCGAGTTGAGGACGGGCCTGGTGCAGCGCCGGACGTGGTCGAAGTAGGCGGGGCCGGTGACAGCACCGTCGGAGATGCGGACCGGGCGGGCGCCGACAGCCCGCGTGAGCTCCTCGGCGTACGCGTTCCAGGAGGCCCACGAGGTGACGTCGTCGTCGATCAGGATGTCGGTGTCCCGGGCAGGCAGGTCGCTCGTGTCGGTGCCCTTGGCGACGGCGTACAGCCGGTCCGCGCCGATCAGCCGGGCGCGCAGCCCGTGCCGTTCGAGGTCCTCGGTGCGCACCCAGCAGACGGCCAGGTCCAGGCTGCCGTCGGCGACCCGGGCGGCCTGGGTGTGGGAGGGCGCGACCCACGCGTCCACATGGACCCGGGCCACCGCGGCCGTCCGTGAACCCAGGTCCGGCGGCAGCCAGTTGACGTAACCGAGCCGTACCGACTCGGAGCCCGAGAGGCGGCCCGCCCGGCGCCTGAGGTCGTCGGCCCGCTCCAGCAGGTCCCGGGTGTGCGGAAGCAGCGCGGCACCGGCGGGGGTGAGGGAGACCGAGCGGCGGTCCCGGTCGAACAGCCGGACACCCAGGTCCCGTTCGAGCGCCTTGATCTGCTGGGAGAGGGACGGGCCTGCGATGAGCAGCCGCTCGGCGGCCCGGCCGAAGTTCAGTTCCTCGGCGACGGCGACGAAGTACCGGAGCTGGCGCAGTTCCACGCGCGTCATGCTACGCGCGCTGGGAGGCTGCGCCTCCCAGCAGTGAGCCGACCTGTCGTGGCGGTGGTTCCGGTGGCGGCGGACGATGGAGGTACCGACGGAGGAGGGAGAACATCGTGCGCGAGTTCCTGGTCGAGATCACCACCGACATACCCGAGGGCACGGGCCAGGACGAGGTCGACCGGCGCCGGGCCGCGGAGGCCGTCCGGGCGCGTGAACTGGCCGCGACCGGTCACCTGGCCCGGTTGTGGCGCCCCGTGGGCGAATTGCGCAGCATCGGCGTCTGGCGCGCCTCCGACGAGGCGGAACTCCACGAGAAGGTGCTCGGCACGCTGCCGCTGCGCCCGTGGATGACGGTCACCGTCACCCCGCTGGAGTCCCACCCCAACGACCCGGGCCGGGCCGAGGGCACCCGATGACCCTTGCCTCCACGTCAGCTGCCGCCTCCGGCTCCGGCTCCGTGTCCGGCGCCGCCTCGGGCTCTCCCTGGCACATGTCGCCAGGGCCGCCGCAGCGCTCGCCGGGGGCATGGGGGTGGGCCGTTTCGTCTCCACCCCGATCCTGCCCCTGATGCACGACCAGGCCGGCCTGTCCGCCGGAGCCGGGGCGAACCTGGCCACCGTCAACTACGCCGGCCGGCTGCCTTGGATACGGAGGTATTGGACCGGTCGGCTATTGGAGGGGCCGGGCCCGTGCTGTTCCCGCCGTCACAACAGCGGCAGCCCGTCTGCCTCGCGACGCTCGATGCGGGCCACCAATTCCGACGCCGACGACTTGATGGTCTCCAGACCGGGTCGGCCCCAGGGACGTGGCTCCACGTCGACCACGCACACCGTGCCGAGCACCGTTCCCGTGCTGTCGATCAGCGGGGCGCCCAGGTAGGAACGGATGCCGAACTCGTCGACGACCGGGTTGCCCGCGAACCGCGGGTAGTCGCAGACGTCCTCCAGGACCAGCGCCTTGCGCCGGACCACCACATGGGGGCAGAAACCGTGGTCGCGGGGCAGCTCACGGCCCAGTACCGGGGTGCTGCCGTCCGGCCGTACGACGGGCGGTGCCACGTCCGGCAGGTGCAGGCCCGCGAAGAACTGCCGGTTCACGTCGATGAAGTTGACCATGGCGTACGGCGCTCCGGTGACCCCGGCGAGCCGGTCCGCGTAGGCGTCGAGGGCGGGGTCCGGGTCTTCGCCCAGGCGCAGTTGGCCGAGGCGCCGGGTACGTTCGGGGGCCTCCTTGTCCTCCGGCGTGAGCAGCAGCCGGCCGGCCGGACGCGGCGGGTCGTACCTCATGCGCGGGCTCCGTCGCAGTGGACGTGGGTCATATACGGGCTCCGTGAGCGGGATATGGGGTTCACATGTGGGCGCCGTGGCTCGGCGCGGAGACCGGAGCGTGGGCGATGAGATGGCGGACGAGGGTGAGCAGGGTCTGCACCCCGGAGCTGGAGATCCGGGCGTCGCAACGGATGACCGGGACCTCCGGGTCGAGGTCGATGGCGGCGCGCACCTCCTCGGGGTCGTAGCGGTAGGAACCGTCGAACTCGTTGACGGCGACGATGAAGCCCAGGCCGCGCTCCTCGAAGAAGTCGACGGCCGCGAAGCAGTCCTCCAGGCGCCGGGTGTCGGCGAGGATGACCGCGCCGAGCGCGCCTTCGGACAGTTCGTCCCACATGAACCAGAACCGCTCCTGTCCGGGCGTGCCGAACAGGTAGAGCACGTGCTCCGGGTCCAGGGTGATGCGGCCGAAGTCCATGGCCACGGTCGTCTCGACCTTGTTCTCGATCCCGTCGAGACTGTCGGTCGCGGCGCTGACCGTGGTGAGGAGTTCCTCCGTGGACAGCGGCGCGATCTCGCTGACCGCACCCACGAAGGTGGTCTTGCCGACCCCGAACCCACCGGCCACCAGGATTTTCAGTGCGGTGGGGAAGGGATCAGAGCTGTCGTCGTAGTCCATCGAGCACTGCCTCCAGGAGGGACCGGTCAGTGGGGTTGTGGTGGAACACCGGGGGCTTGGCGGTCAGCACCCCGCAGTCGACGAGGTCGGAGAGCAGCACCTTGGTGACCACGGCGGGCAGTTTGAGGTGCGCGGCGATCTCGGCGACCGAGACGGGGGCGCGGCACAGGTCGAGGGCCTGTGCGTGTTCGGGGCCGAGGTAGCCGAGGGGTGTGGACCCGGTCGCCATCACCTGCGACATGAGGTCGAGGGCGATGCTGGGCTCGGTCCTGCCGTTGCTGACCGTGAACGGGCGCACGAGGCGTCCGGCCGCGTCGTCGAGCCAGGGCCCGTCGCCGGCTGCCGCCACCCTCAAGGCCTCGTCGCCGTGGATTCGACGGCGTGCTGCCGGGGCGCGGTGACGAGGTACGGGCGGACGCTCTTGACCAGCATCGCCATCTCGTAGCCGAGGACCGCGGCGTCGGCCTCCCGGCCCGCCAGCACGGCGAGGCAGGTGCCGGAGCCGGCGGTGGTGACGAACAGCAGCGTCGAGTCGAGTTCGACGACGACCTGGCGGACGTCCCCGCCGTCGCCGAACCGGACGCCCGCGCTGCGGCCGAGCGAGTACAGGCCGGAGGCGAGCGCCGCCATGTGGTCGGCGCTGTCCGGGTCCAGGCCGTGGACGGACTTCACCAGCCCGTCGCAGGACAGGAGCACCGCGCTGGTGGTGTGCGGCACCCGCTGCACCAGGCCGCTCATCAGCCAGTCGAGGTCGGATACCTGGGCGGTCGGCGCATCGCTCGCCATGGTGGATCGACTCCTTGGGGTACGAAGATCAGCGGGAGCGCTGGGGGTGGGGGTCGGGGCGGGGGTGGCGGGGGTGGGGGTGGGGGTGGAAAGAGTGCTGGTCATCCGGCAGGTGCGCTCCCGTCGGGCCGGGAGGTGAATTCGGAGGTGTGCACCGGGCGCAGGGCCTGGGAGTACGACTGGGGCCGGGATGCCGACTCGCTCTCGGCGGAGTCCCGGTGGGGCCGGCTGGTGTGTGCGGGGGCCATGTGGTCCGTGTCCGGGTGGCCCTTGGTCATGTGGTCCGAGGCCGTGTGTTCCGAGACCATGCGGTCCGGGGCCAGGGGGTCTGGCGCCATGGGGTCTGGCGCTATGTGTGCCGTCTCTACATGTGCCGCCTCCGTACGCACGGCATTCAGGTGCGTCGCGTCCGTGCGCGTCGCGTCCATACCCGTGACATCCATGTGCGTCGCGTCCATGTGCGTCGCGTCCAAGTGCGTGGCATGCGACGTGTTGGTCGGTCGACCGCCGAAGGTGTCGTGGGCTGCCATGTCGGCGAACCCCATGGTGGTGAAGCCGTCGTGTGGCGAAGCGCCATGTGCCCCGCCCACCGGCTCGGCGGCGCTCGGCTCCGTCTCGGCGGCCTCCAGGTGCTGCTGGGCCTCGGCGAGACCGATGCCGCGCTGGAAGGCGGCCATCAGGCCGGGGTCGTGTCCGACCGGGTTCTCGTTCTCCGGGCGGGGGGCCGGGCCGCCGCGCAGCTGGGGAACGATGTGCTCCTGGGCGCGGCGGCGCGGCAGTTGGGGTTTGCCCATCGTGCCGCGCACGGCGCCGACCCGCGGTACGGGCGGGGCACCCGCGTGCTCGGCGACCACCGGCCGGTCCTCGGGGCGGATGCCGGGCATTGCCTCGGCGGGGTTCGGGCGGGTCTCCTGGGCACCGCGCACCGGCAGCGGCGCGGGCGTGCCCTCGTGCTGCGCGTGTCGGCGCCGCCCGCCGGTGGCGGCCGTGGCGGGGCTCGGCTGCTGTCCGGGGCCTCGGCCGGCCGGCGGTCCGACCGCGGCGGTCCTGCTTCGGGCTCCCGTGTCCGGCCCGGCGGTGCCGCGGACACCTGCCGGCGACCCGGTGCCGTCGGTCGCGCGGGCTCCCCCGGTGCCGGGCGCACCGATCTGCGCTCCCGGTGCGCCGCCCCCGTTCGCCGGGTCGAGGGGCGGCAGCACCGAACCGGGTGCGCCGGGTACGCCCCGTGCCGTGCCCAGCAGGCCCTGCGGGACGACGAGGACGGCCTGGACACCGCCGTAGATGTTGGTCTGGAGGCGGACGTTGATGCCGTGCCGGCGGGCGAGCTGGGAGACGACGAAGAGCCCGATGCGGCCGTCGGCCAGCAGGCTGGCGACGTTGACCTGGTCGGGGTCGGCGAGCAGGGCGTTCATCTTGGACTGTTCGCCGACCGGCATGCCGAGTCCGCGGTCCTCGACCTCGACCGCGAGTCCGGAGGTGACCAGGTTGGCGCGGAGCAGCACCTGGGTGTGCGGGGCGGAGAACACCGTGGCGTTCTCGACGAGTTCGGCGAGGAGGTGGATGACGTCGGCGACGGCGTGCCCGCGCAGTTCGCCGTCGATCGGCGGGACGAGTTTGACGCGGGAGTACTGCTCGACCTCGGCGATGGCGGAGCGCAGCACCTCGGTCATGGAGACGGGGTTGCTCCACTGCCGCCGGGACACGGCGCCGCCGAGGACGGCGAGGTTCTCGGCGTGCCGCCGGATCCGGGTGGCGAGGTGGTCGACGTGGAAGAGGCCCTTGAGGAGGTCCGGGTCCTCGATCTCGTTCTCAAGTTCGTCGAGGATCGAGATCTCCCGGTGCACGAGGGACTGAAGCCGCCGCGCCAGGTTGACGAACACCTCCAGCTTCTGTTCGCTGCCGGCCTGGCTGGAGAGCTGGGCCGCCTGGACGACGGCGGTGACGGCGCCGTCGTGCGCGCGGGACAGGTCGGCCGCGAGCAGTTCGAAGTCGTCCGCGTCCGCGGGCGGCCCGCCGCGCGGCTTGCGCTGGGGCGGGGTCTCGCCGCGCCGCAGCGCGTCGACGAGGGCGAGCAGGTCGGCCTCGCCGCGGGCGGTGTTGCGGCGCAGGATGCCGACGCGGTCGCTGACCGAGCGGGCGGCGCGGCCCGCGGCCACGGCGGCGATCACGATGCCCGCGGCGGTCACCGAGACCGCTCCGGCGAGCACGGCCAGCAGGGTGAGGCTGGGCCGGGCG
Coding sequences within:
- a CDS encoding SDR family NAD(P)-dependent oxidoreductase, with translation MSTQQQKVAIVTGASQGIGAALVEGYRKLGFAVVATSRTIAPADDAGVLTVQGDIADPATAERVVAAAVERFGRIDTVVNNAGIFVAKPFTEYTAADYAAVTGINVAGFFHLTQQAVPHLLAQGGGHVVSVTTSLVDSADARVPSVLASLTKGGLQSATKSLAIEYATRGIRVNAVSPGTIKTPMHPAETHEFLAALHPVGRMGEVGDIVDAVLYLETAPFVTGEILHVDGGMSAGH
- a CDS encoding LysR family transcriptional regulator — translated: MTRVELRQLRYFVAVAEELNFGRAAERLLIAGPSLSQQIKALERDLGVRLFDRDRRSVSLTPAGAALLPHTRDLLERADDLRRRAGRLSGSESVRLGYVNWLPPDLGSRTAAVARVHVDAWVAPSHTQAARVADGSLDLAVCWVRTEDLERHGLRARLIGADRLYAVAKGTDTSDLPARDTDILIDDDVTSWASWNAYAEELTRAVGARPVRISDGAVTGPAYFDHVRRCTRPVLNSPKGQTAPLPPDLVRREIVTPKVYWTWSLVWRASEDRAGVLAVVDALCDGVGDLGIHAPDAWLPADDPHALRG
- a CDS encoding muconolactone Delta-isomerase family protein, with product MREFLVEITTDIPEGTGQDEVDRRRAAEAVRARELAATGHLARLWRPVGELRSIGVWRASDEAELHEKVLGTLPLRPWMTVTVTPLESHPNDPGRAEGTR
- a CDS encoding GAF domain-containing protein, with protein sequence MRYDPPRPAGRLLLTPEDKEAPERTRRLGQLRLGEDPDPALDAYADRLAGVTGAPYAMVNFIDVNRQFFAGLHLPDVAPPVVRPDGSTPVLGRELPRDHGFCPHVVVRRKALVLEDVCDYPRFAGNPVVDEFGIRSYLGAPLIDSTGTVLGTVCVVDVEPRPWGRPGLETIKSSASELVARIERREADGLPLL
- a CDS encoding ATP/GTP-binding protein, with protein sequence MDYDDSSDPFPTALKILVAGGFGVGKTTFVGAVSEIAPLSTEELLTTVSAATDSLDGIENKVETTVAMDFGRITLDPEHVLYLFGTPGQERFWFMWDELSEGALGAVILADTRRLEDCFAAVDFFEERGLGFIVAVNEFDGSYRYDPEEVRAAIDLDPEVPVIRCDARISSSGVQTLLTLVRHLIAHAPVSAPSHGAHM
- a CDS encoding DUF742 domain-containing protein, with the translated sequence MAAAGDGPWLDDAAGRLVRPFTVSNGRTEPSIALDLMSQVMATGSTPLGYLGPEHAQALDLCRAPVSVAEIAAHLKLPAVVTKVLLSDLVDCGVLTAKPPVFHHNPTDRSLLEAVLDGLRRQL
- a CDS encoding roadblock/LC7 domain-containing protein; translated protein: MASDAPTAQVSDLDWLMSGLVQRVPHTTSAVLLSCDGLVKSVHGLDPDSADHMAALASGLYSLGRSAGVRFGDGGDVRQVVVELDSTLLFVTTAGSGTCLAVLAGREADAAVLGYEMAMLVKSVRPYLVTAPRQHAVESTATRP
- a CDS encoding sensor histidine kinase KdpD, which produces MSHLRAPAARADRREGGRHGRPVARPVPALPETHIRPQLMRLAVLPPVAVALSGCAAVLFTVRSTGARPSLTLLAVLAGAVSVTAAGIVIAAVAAGRAARSVSDRVGILRRNTARGEADLLALVDALRRGETPPQRKPRGGPPADADDFELLAADLSRAHDGAVTAVVQAAQLSSQAGSEQKLEVFVNLARRLQSLVHREISILDELENEIEDPDLLKGLFHVDHLATRIRRHAENLAVLGGAVSRRQWSNPVSMTEVLRSAIAEVEQYSRVKLVPPIDGELRGHAVADVIHLLAELVENATVFSAPHTQVLLRANLVTSGLAVEVEDRGLGMPVGEQSKMNALLADPDQVNVASLLADGRIGLFVVSQLARRHGINVRLQTNIYGGVQAVLVVPQGLLGTARGVPGAPGSVLPPLDPANGGGAPGAQIGAPGTGGARATDGTGSPAGVRGTAGPDTGARSRTAAVGPPAGRGPGQQPSPATAATGGRRRHAQHEGTPAPLPVRGAQETRPNPAEAMPGIRPEDRPVVAEHAGAPPVPRVGAVRGTMGKPQLPRRRAQEHIVPQLRGGPAPRPENENPVGHDPGLMAAFQRGIGLAEAQQHLEAAETEPSAAEPVGGAHGASPHDGFTTMGFADMAAHDTFGGRPTNTSHATHLDATHMDATHMDVTGMDATRTDATHLNAVRTEAAHVETAHIAPDPMAPDPLAPDRMVSEHTASDHMTKGHPDTDHMAPAHTSRPHRDSAESESASRPQSYSQALRPVHTSEFTSRPDGSAPAG